One genomic region from Nymphaea colorata isolate Beijing-Zhang1983 chromosome 10, ASM883128v2, whole genome shotgun sequence encodes:
- the LOC116262539 gene encoding uncharacterized protein LOC116262539 isoform X1 — protein sequence MERNGAPWNQKNGAGMWKRKHRSHDTGFGFRPQPSIHNPDPNPNPSHSSVSPDPSQFAPTVHQFLAHRDAFRFLWGQLDDALTARERLVLMKEEEIRRKEQALCDHEGLIEALKKEVVHWKAEASHYKNQFLSLKSQAEHQIRGNAESRGDCSLVRENDESQLCNRQENASANPCTYQKEENACLFKSSRVDEHLTAGDGIDEDCCLPSLQSVEICHSSNISAIKCFDRSTADAAGASPCTTAHSLPFSGYLTCSIEDMTGSCPAAESQAGNCIGSGQIPEPSLVTSPVNGDMTVNGNGRVVDAPVSNFPVKVKIEQIEDAPMVTFHDELDSSENIIPQMKLDDSLVNKERNVNSNSHMLDTALSILPVKVKTEPIESHAIVPVCNGLDSSVTQDLPVSIKNENPDDFMDELDHISLHERTKMLLQSKLSPRSISSELGECAGRTLPPEHESSELLNHKARDLKIQSRKKRTPTSSVEVALEEDAPGLLQILLERGLQLDEIKLYGNMENEDGHETLPDADGFAELETVISKLFSRPAMILKLAKVFHNKGSKASYCLACLISLIEQTRYLQLHKWSVEWGWCRDLLSFIFVFERHNRIVLERPEYGYATYFFELVPSLPIDWQIRRLIAAMKLTSCTRSTLLENRPLVVGEDLTEDEARTLEDYGWRPNTGLGSMLNYCDRVVHDNKTEDPSEWKSKIGKLLMNGYDQGTISLPNIPKKVLALKTEVLALETGLSSQLKVEH from the exons ATGGAGAGGAACGGAGCTCCCTGGAACCAGAAGAATGGCGCAGGGATGTGGAAGAGGAAGCACCGATCCCATGATACGGGTTTCGGCTTCCGCCCTCAGCCCTCGATCCACAATCCTGatcctaaccctaaccctagccATAGTTCGGTTTCACCGGATCCGTCCCAGTTCGCACCAACCGTACATCAGTTCCTGGCCCACCGGGACGCCTTCCGTTTCCTGTGGGGGCAGCTCGACGATGCTCTTACTGCGAgagaaag GTTGGTGTTGATGAAGGAAGAGGAAATTCGGCGGAAGGAGCAAGCACTTTGTGATCATGAAGGGCTCATCGAGGCATTGAAGAAGGAGGTCGTGCATTGGAAGGCGGAGGCATCACACTACAAGAATCAATTTCTTTCGTTAAAAAGTCAAGCGGAACATCAGATTAGAGGGAATGCGGAGTCGAGA GGAGATTGCAGTTTGGTTCGTGAAAATGATGAAAGTCAGTTGTGTAatagacaagaaaatgcaagtgcAAATCCTTGCACATATCAG aaagaagaaaatgcatgtTTGTTCAAATCCAGTCGTGTTGACGAACATTTGACTGCTGGAGATGGAATTGATGAGGATTGTTGTTTACCTTCATTGCAAAGTGTAGAAATATGTCATTCATCCAACATAAGTGCCATTAAATGTTTTGATCGTTCTACTGCTGATGCTGCTGGAGCAAGTCCTTGCACAACTGCTCATTCTCTTCCATTCTCTGGTTACCTCACATGCTCCATTGAGGATATGACTGGAAGTTGCCCTGCGGCTGAATCACAAGCAGGGAATTGTATTGGTTCAGGTCAGATACCAGAACCTTCACTTGTGACCAGTCCTGTGAATGGTGACATGACTGTCAATGGTAATGGCAGAGTTGTAGATGCTCCCGTGTCAAATTTCCCAGTTAAAGTGAAGATTGAGCAGATTGAAGATGCTCCAATGGTCACATTTCATGATGAATTGGATAGCTCTGAGAACATTATTCCACAGATGAAACTTGATGATAGCCTTGTGAACAAGGAAAGGAATGTCAACAGTAACAGCCATATGCTTGATACTGCCTTGTCTATTTTGCCAGTGAAAGTGAAGACTGAGCCTATTGAAAGTCATGCAATTGTTCCTGTCTGTAATGGATTGGATAGCTCCGTAACACAGGATCTGCCTGTTAgtatcaaaaatgaaaatcctGATGACTTCATGGATGAGTTAGACCACATTTCTTTGCATGAGCGCACCAAAATGCTATTGCAGAGTAAGCTTTCCCCACGAAGTATTTCTAGCGAACTTGGTGAGTGTGCCGGAAGGACCTTGCCGCCAGAACATGAGTCTTCTGAATTATTGAATCACAAGGCAAGAGATTTAAAAATTCAGAGCAGGAAGAAGAGAACACCAAC GTCTTCTGTGGAGGTAGCCCTTGAAGAAGATGCTCCTGGGCTTCTACAG ATTTTGCTGGAGAGAGGATTGCAACTTGACGAAATCAAGCTttatggaaacatggaaaatgaAGATGGGCATGAAACGTTACCTGATGCTGATGGTTTTGCAGAGCTTGAAACTGTTATATCTAAG CTATTTTCTCGTCCGGCAATGATACTGAAGTTGGCCAAGGTTTTTCACAATAAGGGTTCCAAAGCCAGTTATTGCTTGGCTTGTTTAATTTCACTAATTGAACAG ACCCGATATTTACAGCTTCACAAGTGGTCAGTTGAATGGGGATGGTGtagagatctgctctcgtttatttttgtatttgaacGGCACAACAG AATAGTTCTGGAGCGTCCTGAATATGGTTATGCTACATACTTCTTTGAGCTTGTGCCTTCCTTGCCTATTGATTGGCAAATCAGACGGCTGATTGCTGCAATGAAACTCACAAGCTGTACTAGATCAACACTCCTTGAGAACAGACCATTGGTG GTTGGAGAAGATTTGACAGAAGATGAAGCACGGACCTTGGAGGACTATGGTTGGAGACCAAACACTGGGTTAGGATCAATGCTCAACTACTGTGACAGGGTTGTTCACGACAATAAAACTGAAGATCCATCTGAGTGGAAGTCCAAAATTGGCAAACTACTGATGAATGGGTATGATCAGGGTACTATCTCATTACCGAACATTCCAAAGAAGGTTCTTGCCTTGAAAACAGAAGTTCTCGCATTGGAAACTGGTCTGAGCTCGCAACTGAAAGTTGAACACTGA
- the LOC116262539 gene encoding uncharacterized protein LOC116262539 isoform X2, with amino-acid sequence MERNGAPWNQKNGAGMWKRKHRSHDTGFGFRPQPSIHNPDPNPNPSHSSVSPDPSQFAPTVHQFLAHRDAFRFLWGQLDDALTARERLVLMKEEEIRRKEQALCDHEGLIEALKKEVVHWKAEASHYKNQFLSLKSQAEHQIRGNAESRGDCSLVRENDESQLCNRQENASANPCTYQKEENACLFKSSRVDEHLTAGDGIDEDCCLPSLQSVEICHSSNISAIKCFDRSTADAAGASPCTTAHSLPFSGYLTCSIEDMTGSCPAAESQAGNCIGSGQIPEPSLVTSPVNGDMTVNGNGRVVDAPVSNFPVKVKIEQIEDAPMVTFHDELDSSENIIPQMKLDDSLVNKERNVNSNSHMLDTALSILPVKVKTEPIESHAIVPVCNGLDSSVTQDLPVSIKNENPDDFMDELDHISLHERTKMLLQSKLSPRSISSELGECAGRTLPPEHESSELLNHKARDLKIQSRKKRTPTSSVEVALEEDAPGLLQILLERGLQLDEIKLYGNMENEDGHETLPDADGFAELETVISKLFSRPAMILKLAKVFHNKGSKASYCLACLISLIEQTRYLQLHKWSVEWGWCRDLLSFIFVFERHNSSGAS; translated from the exons ATGGAGAGGAACGGAGCTCCCTGGAACCAGAAGAATGGCGCAGGGATGTGGAAGAGGAAGCACCGATCCCATGATACGGGTTTCGGCTTCCGCCCTCAGCCCTCGATCCACAATCCTGatcctaaccctaaccctagccATAGTTCGGTTTCACCGGATCCGTCCCAGTTCGCACCAACCGTACATCAGTTCCTGGCCCACCGGGACGCCTTCCGTTTCCTGTGGGGGCAGCTCGACGATGCTCTTACTGCGAgagaaag GTTGGTGTTGATGAAGGAAGAGGAAATTCGGCGGAAGGAGCAAGCACTTTGTGATCATGAAGGGCTCATCGAGGCATTGAAGAAGGAGGTCGTGCATTGGAAGGCGGAGGCATCACACTACAAGAATCAATTTCTTTCGTTAAAAAGTCAAGCGGAACATCAGATTAGAGGGAATGCGGAGTCGAGA GGAGATTGCAGTTTGGTTCGTGAAAATGATGAAAGTCAGTTGTGTAatagacaagaaaatgcaagtgcAAATCCTTGCACATATCAG aaagaagaaaatgcatgtTTGTTCAAATCCAGTCGTGTTGACGAACATTTGACTGCTGGAGATGGAATTGATGAGGATTGTTGTTTACCTTCATTGCAAAGTGTAGAAATATGTCATTCATCCAACATAAGTGCCATTAAATGTTTTGATCGTTCTACTGCTGATGCTGCTGGAGCAAGTCCTTGCACAACTGCTCATTCTCTTCCATTCTCTGGTTACCTCACATGCTCCATTGAGGATATGACTGGAAGTTGCCCTGCGGCTGAATCACAAGCAGGGAATTGTATTGGTTCAGGTCAGATACCAGAACCTTCACTTGTGACCAGTCCTGTGAATGGTGACATGACTGTCAATGGTAATGGCAGAGTTGTAGATGCTCCCGTGTCAAATTTCCCAGTTAAAGTGAAGATTGAGCAGATTGAAGATGCTCCAATGGTCACATTTCATGATGAATTGGATAGCTCTGAGAACATTATTCCACAGATGAAACTTGATGATAGCCTTGTGAACAAGGAAAGGAATGTCAACAGTAACAGCCATATGCTTGATACTGCCTTGTCTATTTTGCCAGTGAAAGTGAAGACTGAGCCTATTGAAAGTCATGCAATTGTTCCTGTCTGTAATGGATTGGATAGCTCCGTAACACAGGATCTGCCTGTTAgtatcaaaaatgaaaatcctGATGACTTCATGGATGAGTTAGACCACATTTCTTTGCATGAGCGCACCAAAATGCTATTGCAGAGTAAGCTTTCCCCACGAAGTATTTCTAGCGAACTTGGTGAGTGTGCCGGAAGGACCTTGCCGCCAGAACATGAGTCTTCTGAATTATTGAATCACAAGGCAAGAGATTTAAAAATTCAGAGCAGGAAGAAGAGAACACCAAC GTCTTCTGTGGAGGTAGCCCTTGAAGAAGATGCTCCTGGGCTTCTACAG ATTTTGCTGGAGAGAGGATTGCAACTTGACGAAATCAAGCTttatggaaacatggaaaatgaAGATGGGCATGAAACGTTACCTGATGCTGATGGTTTTGCAGAGCTTGAAACTGTTATATCTAAG CTATTTTCTCGTCCGGCAATGATACTGAAGTTGGCCAAGGTTTTTCACAATAAGGGTTCCAAAGCCAGTTATTGCTTGGCTTGTTTAATTTCACTAATTGAACAG ACCCGATATTTACAGCTTCACAAGTGGTCAGTTGAATGGGGATGGTGtagagatctgctctcgtttatttttgtatttgaacGGCACAACAG TTCTGGAGCGTCCTGA
- the LOC116262471 gene encoding S-adenosylmethionine synthase 1: protein METFLFTSESVNEGHPDKLCDQISDAILDACLEQDPDSKVACETCTKTNMVMVFGEITTKANVDYEKIVRDTCRTIGFVSDDVGLDADNCKVLVNIEQQSPDIAQGVHGHFTKRPEEIGAGDQGHMFGYATDETPEFMPLSHVLATKLGARLTEVRKNGTCSWLRPDGKTQVTVEYYNDNGAMVPVRVHTVLISTQHDETVTNDEIAADLKEHVIKAVIPEKYLDEKTIFHLNPSGRFVIGGPHGDAGLTGRKIIIDTYGGWGAHGGGAFSGKDPTKVDRSGAYIVRQAAKSIVANGLARRCIVQVSYAIGVPEPLSVFVDTYGTGKIPDKEILKIVKENFDFRPGMISINLELKKGGNRYLKTAAYGHFGRDDPDFTWEVVKPLKWEKPAA from the coding sequence ATGGAGACCTTTCTATTCACCTCAGAGTCCGTCAACGAGGGCCACCCCGACAAGCTGTGCGACCAGATCTCCGATGCCATCCTCGATGCGTGCCTTGAGCAGGATCCTGACAGCAAGGTCGCTTGTGAGACGTGCACGAAGACCAACATGGTGATGGTGTTCGGCGAGATCACCACCAAGGCCAATGTAGACTATGAGAAGATCGTCCGCGACACCTGCCGCACCATTGGCTTTGTCTCCGACGACGTTGGGCTCGACGCTGACAACTGCAAGGTCCTGGTGAACATTGAGCAGCAGAGCCCTGATATTGCACAGGGTGTCCATGGTCACTTCACTAAGCGGCCTGAGGAGATTGGTGCCGGTGATCAGGGACACATGTTCGGGTACGCCACCGATGAAACCCCTGAGTTCATGCCTCTTAGCCACGTCCTTGCTACCAAGCTCGGGGCTCGCCTCACTGAGGTCCGCAAGAACGGTACTTGCTCTTGGCTGCGGCCTGATGGCAAGACCCAAGTCACGGTGGAGTACTACAATGACAATGGTGCCATGGTTCCCGTCCGCGTCCACACCGTTCTCATTTCCACCCAGCACGACGAGACGGTGACCAACGATGAAATCGCTGCTGACCTGAAGGAGCATGTCATTAAGGCGGTCATCCCGGAAAAGTACCTTGACGAGAAGACCATCTTCCATCTTAACCCGTCAGGCCGCTTCGTCATCGGTGGTCCTCATGGTGATGCTGGGCTGACTGGTCGGAAGATCATCATCGACACCTATGGTGGTTGGGGAGCCCACGGTGGTGGTGCCTTCTCCGGCAAGGACCCAACCAAGGTCGACAGGAGTGGTGCGTACATTGTCCGCCAGGCTGCCAAGAGCATTGTTGCCAACGGTCTTGCACGCCGCTGCATTGTTCAGGTCTCCTACGCAATCGGTGTCCCTGAGCCTCTGTCAGTGTTCGTGGACACCTACGGCACTGGGAAAATCCCTGACAAGGAGATCCTGAAGATCGTGAAGGAGAACTTCGACTTCAGACCGGGGATGATCTCCATCAACTTGGAGCTGAAGAAGGGTGGGAACAGGTACTTGAAGACCGCTGCCTATGGTCACTTCGGCAGGGACGACCCCGACTTCACATGGGAGGTGGTGAAGCCCCTCAAGTGGGAGAAGCCCGCTGCttga
- the LOC116261725 gene encoding protein RADIALIS-like 3, with amino-acid sequence MASRSATSSWTSKQNKSFERALAVYDKETPDRWKNVAAMVGGKTAEEVKRHYELLMEDLRSIESGNVPFPNYRSSIVDNRGRATTGLTEEDYRLLMHLKLQHQ; translated from the exons aTGGCCTCCCGTTCTGCTACCTCTTCTTGGACTTCGAAGCAGAACAAGTCCTTCGAGAGGGCCTTAGCGGTGTATGACAAGGAAACTCCCGACCGCTGGAAAAATGTGGCTGCCATGGTTGGAGGCAAGACTGCGGAGGAAGTGAAGCGCCACTATGAGCTCCTCATGGAGGACCTGAGGTCCATCGAGTCAGGCAATGTGCCCTTCCCTAACTATAGGTCCTCCATTGTCGACAACAGGGGAAGAGCTACTACTGGATTGACAGAAGAGGACTATAG GTTGCTGATGCATTTGAAGTTGCAGCATCAATGA
- the LOC116261724 gene encoding protein MANNAN SYNTHESIS-RELATED 1-like: MVNVLKACKERKIEQAIVGRGFFLVSSVIHLRMKDVKQMVVGFLSFGIFVLLINMTTNRPQFDPESLPLPSVNESSTVGDGVVVNKVSREKQRRLWGEPGPFLQPCWEERLTVLKERPWGYIGVVLSNGPQYHHIQMAEAVVIAKYLGATLLLPTIKNSENEPNGQFDNIYHTGNFIKSLQGVVRVVGRLPDDLSSVSPAVVNVPYEATPNFIEEDIRPALKRSAVVILGNFFVSRNKMKEEPLPELEALRCLVMYKALQFQPSVARLGDHIISRLREAGGSAGRHFVCIDLSTDGTIPKNCSSSREASELPKSRKCVDITVIGTLLVNFGFEDDTAIYLTQSRHDPNLEPLTNIFKNVHTKEYSMPFNEEKQVLYSGRTQFEKALDYYICSRSDLFVPTVSNMFYSNVAGERIRLQNTHMLVPSFQCRSTNFSTCTSRYVTEKDHFVYKCMCPVDDKS; this comes from the exons ATGGTCAATGTGCTCAAAGCGtgcaaggaaagaaaaattgaacaGGCCATAGTTGGTCGTGGCTTTTTCCTCGTTTCCTCAGTTATTCATCTCAGGATGAAAGACGTTAAGCAAATGGTGGTCGGGTTTCTTTCTTTCGGAATCTTCGTTTTGCTCATCAATATGACCACCAATCGACCACAGTTTGATCCTGAGAGTCTTCCCCTCCCG agtGTGAATGAGTCCAGTACGGTTGGCGACGGTGTTGTGGTGAACAAAGTAAGTAGGGAGAAGCAGCGGCGATTATGGGGTGAGCCTGGACCTTTTCTCCAGCCCTGCTGGGAAGAGCGTTTGACGG TGCTGAAAGAGAGACCTTGGGGCTATATTGGTGTTGTACTTTCAAATGGGCCACAGTACCATCATATTCAG ATGGCTGAGGCTGTGGTGATTGCAAAGTATTTGGGAGCAACACTTTTGTTACCAACCATCAAGAATAGTGAGAATGAACCTAATGG GCAATTCGACAACATTTACCACACAGGAAACTTCATCAAGAGCCTGCAAGGTGTTGTGCGAGTTGTTGGTCGTCTTCCTGATGATCTGAGTTCTGTTTCTCCAGCAGTGGTCAATGTTCCTTATGAAGCCACACCAAATTTCATTGAGGAGGACATACGCCCTGCCTTGAAACGAAGTGCTGTTGTCATTCTTGGGAATTTTTTTGTCAGTAGAAACAAGATGAAGGAAGAACCACTTCCTGAACTTGAGGCATTGAGGTGTCTTGTTATGTATAAGGCCTTGCAGTTTCAGCCTTCTGTTGCCAGACTGGGAGATCACATTATTAGCCGTTTGAGGGAAGCAGGTGGAAGTGCTGGTCGTCATTTTGTATGTATTGACCTGTCGACCGATGGCACCATCCCTAAAAATTGCAGCTCTAGCAGAGAAGCGTCTGAACTTCCAAAAAGTAGAAAATGTGTTGACATCACTGTCATCGGAACATTGTTGGTGAACTTTGGATTTGAAGATGATACCGCAATATATCTGACACAATCCCGTCATGATCCCAACTTGGAACCCCTAACTAACATATTTAAGAATGTGCACACAAAG GAGTACAGCATGCCCTTCAATGAAGAGAAACAGGTGCTTTACTCTGGAAGGACGCAGTTCGAGAAGGCATTGGATTACTACATATGTAGTCGAAGTGATCTTTTTGTTCCAACAGTTTCAAACATGTTTTATTCAAATGTAGCTGGAGAAAGAATTCGTTTACAGAATACCCATATGCTCGTTCCTTCCTTTCAATGCAGATCTACGAACTTTAGTACCTGCACCTCACGGTATGTTACAGAAAAAGATCATTTTGTATATAAATGTATGTGCCCCGTCGATGACAAGTCTTAG